TATCTAAAGAGCAAAATATTCGCTCTAAACAAGCTGAACCTCGTGGTAACAGCCCTCTACGTGGCATCGGTCACGATCTATTTACTCGTCTTCGGGAAAGCCTCCATAATCGAGTTGATCACAGCGATTGCGGGATTAAACCTCTTATCCGCCATGATACGGTCAATCATAAACCTAAACCTGATGAGGAGGTTCACGGAGCTTAGGCTGAACCTCAAGAACATACCCCACTACCTAACAGCGTCAACAATCATGACAACAGTAGTCTATATGATTAGATTGCATATAGGCCCCATCCCAGCGAGGGCGATCGAAGCAGCTCCACCGATACTAGTTTTGGTGGCAGTAGGCGCCCTAACCTATGGAGCAATACTATATCTCATTAGCAAAGAGTTTAGGGGCTTAATCAAAGAGCTCTATGTGTTTATTTTCCAGTAAAGCCTGGTATTTCATGTCTTTGTTATAATCATAAAAACACAAAGCAACGTTGTATGCGAAATATTTTTGCTATATTTCTTAGGTAAAAGCATATTTGCTTGGATTTTCTTAAAAAGGTGGAATGAGTGAGGTATTGGTGACTGGCTGCGCCGGCTTTATTGGGTCTCATCTATGTGAAAGCTTGACTAGGGAAGGATATTACGTCATAGGAGTAGATAATTTTGATAACTATTATGATAGAGAGTGCAAGATTAAGAATCTTGAGGTCTTAAAAAATATGAAAAACTTTCGATTTTTATCGCTTGATATTAGAGATCAAGAGAAAATCAGAAGAATCATGAAAAAGGGACTAAGAATAATACATTTAGCTGCACGACCTGGCGTTAGAGCTTCTACAAAATTACCTAATTTGTATCTTGATATTAATGTTAAAGGTACTCTTACATTACTCAATGAAGCAGTAAAAAGTGATGTTGAACAATTCATTTTTGTATCTTCTTCTTCTGTTTACGGTATTTCTCCTTTACCTTTTAGAGAAGAGTTACCAGCAGATAAGCCGCTGTCGATATATGCTGCCACAAAAAGATGTTGTGAGATATTGCTTTATACATTCAGCTACAATTTTTCTATTCCGATAACTTGTCTAAGATTATTCACAGTTTATGGCCCCCGTGTAAGACCGGATATGGCCATCTATAAATTTGCGATGGCAATTTACCAAGACAAGGAAGTAATTTTATATAACGAAGGAAAAATAAAAAGAGATTTCACGTACATTTCTGACGTTATTGATGGAATATTAAGAGCTTTAAGAAGAACATTCCCTTATGAAATTTTCAATATAGGCTCTGGTAATCCTGTTGAAGTACGGCATGTTTTAAAATTGCTTGAAGTTAATTTAGGAAAAAGGGCGAAAATCATATTTAAGCCAAAACCTAAAGAAGATATGCCTATGACTTTTGCAGATATAAGCAAAGCTAAGGAGTTGCTTGGGTATACACCGAAGGTAACCATTGAAGAAGGCGTTAAAAAATTTTCAGCTTGGTTTTTAAATACCGTCTCGAGTCATTAGTTATCTTAGCGGAAGCAGAAACCTACTATGGAAAATATAAAGAAGTTTTAATAAAAACATCTATAATTACTTTTATGAACAATGTCACTGTTTGTAAAATATTTTCTTTATAATTTTTAACTCATATTTTGCTATATCGTCCCAATTATATCGTCTTGCTATTGTTGCTCCTCTTTTTCCTATCTTAGCTCGCAGGTTTTCATTATCTAACAGATGTAATATTTTGGCAGTCATTTCATTGATATCTCCCCTTTTAACGTAGAGTATGACATCTTCATACCATTCATTATATACTGGAAGATCATATGCTATAACTGGTAACTCACATGCAAGTGCTTCGCAAATTGCTTGAGCAAATCCTTCGCTATAGCTTGGGAAAATAAAAATTTTGGCGCTTTTCATTAATTCGTATTTTCGCTTTCCGTCGACGAATCCTACCATTATTACGTTTGTTCTTAAATTCGCCCTGTCAATTAATTTCTTTAAACTGTTAACATAAGTTTTTGCACCGTGCCCTATAATTAAAAGCTTCGCTTTAGGTCTTCTTTTCACAATCTCCTTCCAGGCATAAATCAAATCAAATATTCCTTTTCTTGGATGTATTGCTCCCAAAAAACATGCGTCATACTTTTTCTCATTTACTTTTACACTTTCAATAAGTGAATAATCTATTCCTCCTCCTACGGTGTAGATTCTTTCTTCATCTATCCCGAGTTTGGTAAGGAGCTGTTTGAGATAACTTGTGACGGAAAATATAAGATCAACTTTTTTAAGAAAGAGATTTCTCAAGTTAATTTTTAGGAACAATAATAACCTTCTAGGAATGGACTTAAAGTAACTCTTACCAAGCATATCTGAAGTTCTCTCAGGATAAAATGTCATCTTAAAAGATGAAGTAAACTTTGTTTCATTTTCATTAAAGAGGTTTATACTCGCCACGACGGGAACCTTAAGTCTTTTTTTAGCAAGAATAGAGGTAATTACTGGAACAAATGGCTCGCCTGAACAATAGATAAAATCGTAATTTTCATTAGGAATTTTCTTTAGCATTCTTTTTATGTTTAAAAAATCCTCCACTCCAGCTGGAAGTATAATAGGTGTG
The sequence above is drawn from the Thermoproteales archaeon genome and encodes:
- a CDS encoding GDP-mannose 4,6-dehydratase; its protein translation is MSEVLVTGCAGFIGSHLCESLTREGYYVIGVDNFDNYYDRECKIKNLEVLKNMKNFRFLSLDIRDQEKIRRIMKKGLRIIHLAARPGVRASTKLPNLYLDINVKGTLTLLNEAVKSDVEQFIFVSSSSVYGISPLPFREELPADKPLSIYAATKRCCEILLYTFSYNFSIPITCLRLFTVYGPRVRPDMAIYKFAMAIYQDKEVILYNEGKIKRDFTYISDVIDGILRALRRTFPYEIFNIGSGNPVEVRHVLKLLEVNLGKRAKIIFKPKPKEDMPMTFADISKAKELLGYTPKVTIEEGVKKFSAWFLNTVSSH
- a CDS encoding glycosyltransferase family 4 protein encodes the protein MKILAIFPFARPISNEITYGGGEKRFIEIIRRWSELGNKVNVITSITGKKLLRKFELKIPALSYTPIILPAGVEDFLNIKRMLKKIPNENYDFIYCSGEPFVPVITSILAKKRLKVPVVASINLFNENETKFTSSFKMTFYPERTSDMLGKSYFKSIPRRLLLFLKINLRNLFLKKVDLIFSVTSYLKQLLTKLGIDEERIYTVGGGIDYSLIESVKVNEKKYDACFLGAIHPRKGIFDLIYAWKEIVKRRPKAKLLIIGHGAKTYVNSLKKLIDRANLRTNVIMVGFVDGKRKYELMKSAKIFIFPSYSEGFAQAICEALACELPVIAYDLPVYNEWYEDVILYVKRGDINEMTAKILHLLDNENLRAKIGKRGATIARRYNWDDIAKYELKIIKKIFYKQ